Genomic DNA from Triplophysa rosa linkage group LG6, Trosa_1v2, whole genome shotgun sequence:
AATGATGATCTGACTTCTTGCGTAATCAcgttgtgtttttgtatttgttttaaccACTGTTTGACTTGTTTTTAGACCACTGTGTGATATGGTCACCACTCTTACATTTTGCCTTCTGTCTTATGGGTCAATATCTTGAGATTAACCAAACAATCACATCTTTAAAACTTGCTGACTAAGAAGACAGAAAGGTACTTCAACTTTTCTTTCTATAAACCACTCAACTCGTAGAAGAGTTTCTGAGACATTCAGGATTGGAACACGAGGACGATATCAGATGTGAACCACAGAACAAAAAGCTTGCAGATGGAAGAAGTGGGAAAAAATCTGAAACTGAGAGGGACACCTCAGTCTCCATTCCTACAACATACAGATTTATGGATGAGGAACCACAGCTACAACCAATGAAACAGAGAAATATTTCCATTTCTCATGCTGAAGGCTCAAGCCACCTGAAAAATCGTGAGAGTCCTGTGGACTGTGATGTCTTAGCTTttaaggtggatgttgaaggtGATTTAAATTGTTAGCTTCATCATTCTGCAAAAATGATGAgagcaaaatatgtttttgacaACATTTATCACCTAACAACCATTTAACGTCATCCCTCTCCATTTTAATCTATTTACTGAATCAACAAACATCAAACTTCCATGACTTTAAAGCTCAACATATTCTGTATAAGCTTTTTCTACAAAGTAGCTACGTTCCACAATTTAAATCCATGACCAAATGTTAATCTAACCAAGATCTTcatctcatgtcatgtcaaacctaactttataaaacaatgaaaatttggtcaaaattataaaaatgtataacctATATTACATTGTAGAGATATAGACACAgccaaattaataaattatactACATAATGTGCCAGAATAGTAATATATGTCTCTTTTCATATAACTTGAAACATTCCTAGCTTCGAGGATGAACTCTACACCAATTTGTAAAATGGATGAGAACTTGACCATTGATGCAGTCAGTTCCAGTGTACAGCTAACTGAGAACTCTAAACAAATGACCCAAGACAAATCTATATCTGGCCAACAAGACGGGACAAATATAATATTCCATAATCCCAAAGAGAAAGAGCTGATCCAGTCATCAGAGATGTGTCTCAGGGCGACGTGTGAACAAGTTTCAATGACTGATACAAAGGATCAATCCATTGTATATCAAGAGGAAGAAAAAGGTGACTCAAGACTGTACTTCTAACACAGCATAAGCAAACATACAAGCAACTAACTCAGTCTGGCTTTTTGCTTCTGTATATGTTCTGTACCCAAGACGATTCAAATTCATTCACACTTACACTCTTGATAGATGACTTGTCTCCTCAACCTGAAGAACCTGGTCACAAAGAAGATATATTTACACAACCATCTAAAACTAAAGTGGTCAGACCGACCGAAGGTCATTCTCCAGTTGACTGGAGAGTCAGTCGACTTGATTCTCCATTGAAGGATGAAACACAATTGTACTTTGAAAAAGGACGTGAGATTGAATCTGAGGATGGCACGCAAAAAATGATTGTTCCAGACTTTGGTCATTCAGGGCCAGGGGTATATGACTACAAGACAATGGATGATGACATAATATTTAAGGTGGATGTCAAAGGTGATTTAAAACTAGTTTACATCGACACTGCTACATTAACAGTTCCAGTCATTCGTTTTAAAACAAGATCaaactaaaataatacataaaatgaGCAAAGCAAAGAAACAAATGTAGCAAAGAAACAAATAATTTCTCTGTCATGCATGTTACATGCTagtcaaaaacaacatttatattaagtttCTGTGTCGGTCAAACCAACTGcttacattaaaacatttcaaattaaACCCCTTAGCTACATCGCTGCAAAGTTCTACTATCCATGAGATCGAGTGGAGCAAGTCAATTGATGAAAAAGATATAGCTAATTATCCACAACCCGAGCTATCAAGCACAATGGCAGAGGTAAGCTGGTACAAAAAGAGTGAGGAACTCTTCCAACATGACATTGTACCCAAATCTGAGGAGACTTTCACAGCTCTTGCTGTCAAATCAGCTGAACCATCTCACTCTGGACTACATGCTTGTGAGATGGATGATGTCACCACCCGCTGTGCAGTGGACCAACCAGGTGATTCATCTACGTCATCTACGCCAGCTCAATCCATCTGATTACCACACTAACCACTTAAATCATGCAATGGTCACTAACTGTGTTGTCAAGAAATGCCCAAGTAATAAATTGGTGAACATTTTAGTAAAGTTACAACCTGTTATCATCAATAAGAGGTTGTCATTGAGCTATCCCTGTTATAGCTGCGTTACTGAAAAGCTAAAACTAACACAGTAAAATACTTCAATTAATTCCAAAACAGTAACTAGACAATTAGCCTTAATAAagtttgaagtgttttttcaacaggaaaCTGTATTGGCATTGCTAGggttataattattaatagtcTTCTCTAGCTATCTATttagaaacaattattttaatgtaatataatatgacAATCCCATTTCTAACAATGTTCAAAGGCAAAGGACTGACACATACAGAAGTAGCATTcattttcagtgaatttgtcTTCTTGAAGTCTGTTGTCCTGTacgttttgtcttgtttttaatgtactttgTGACTTTTAATGTTCTTTGTCGGTTATTCTTGCGTTACTAATTTTTCATCTTACATTTTGATGTTTGCATTTCCATTTTATTGATCATTTCAGTTAATCGTTAGTATGTACTGTACTTGACGGCATTTCCAATCAAAATAGATTCATAAAGAATCAATATTTTGGTGAACTCTTGATATGTTTTATGTATGTTCTATAAGTAAATATGTCTGTACAAAATTGTCTGTAGCTCCATCAGTGAAGTTCTCCAGTGTCCCTGAGGTTCAACGGAGCAAATGCACTGAGACTGGAAGACCCTTTATACTGCAATGTGAGGTCTCAGACCCTGGTGCACAAGTCTGGTGGTACAAAGACGGTAATGAGGTGCTGCCTCAAGATGGTATGATCACTTTGTTTGATGGAGCAGCGAGAACCCTCTCTGTGGAAGCTGCTGAATTATGTCACGGTGGAACATACAGCTGCCAGACAAACAATGATAGCATCACATTCCATGTGGAAATCAAAGGTGATTCGATGCTTTTTCAACATTTGTGAAAATCAAGGCAGGCTATCTCCTTCTTAACCATATACTGTGGTTACTGAGAAGCTGGAGGCAAATGTTTTGATCCTTGGCATGTTAACTGGTAATTTTGTTTAGGTCCACTAATTTATGCCATTTTTTCTCTATGCCATTAATAATTTTGTAGCGCCACCATTGAAGTTCATACCAGTCTCAGAAGTGGAAAAGAGCAAGTCCATTGAAGTAGGCTCACCAATTGTTCTGAAATGTGAGCTCTCAGATGCCAATGCTCAGGTTTTCTGGTGCAAAGATGGTACAGAACTGTCTCCAAACTCTGAGCTTGATTTTCAAAGAGATGGAAATATGAGGCAACTAACTGTTCAATCTGCAAAGCAGTCTGATACGGGACACTACACATGTCACGTTCCAGGTGATACCATATCATTCAAGGTGCACGTTCAAGGTGATTTTCTTAACAGTACCACAAAAAAGACTTAGTAAAGACATGGTAACCTGTGGTATATTCGTTTGATGGCCCTTTCTAATCACACTCCCAACAAAAAATTGACCTTGTCTAACATATTTTACCACCCATTTTGACAATTGGACGTAACCTCTAACTAACTTTGTAGTGAAGTTTGCTTGATTTGTACTTTTATTACACAAATCCAATTGCAAATAATATGCtaaattttcaacattttcatagCTCCCCCTGTTAGGTTCTCAGAACTACCAGAAATCGCAAGGAACAAGTTCATTGAAGCGGGATGTCCAATTATACTCCAGTGTGAAATCTCAGATGCAACTTCCCAAGTTTGCTGGTTCAAAGATGGAGTCCAACTCCAACAACAAACTGGACTTGACATCCAATCAGAGGGCACTATGAGGAAAATGCTCATCCAATCAGCTGAGCCCAAACACTCAGGCATATACAGCTGTGAGGCTGTGGATGATCGCATAGCATTCAAGGTGGATGTTGCAGGTGATTTTGAGTCTACATACTTTTTCTCAAAACCACTAACAAAGTGTCAAATAACGCTTCATCCACTACATGCTGTTTGCCCtttttattttgacaaaataaGCTTTCATAACCAAATAATTAAACCTCCATTTTCTTAAAcactaaaaacatttatttaacagcTCCAAACTGgttgacattaaaatgattaGGTTTCATTACTATACAGTAGCAACAATGTAACCATATTTAGAGAAGCTCAGTAAACATGCTAAAGATACTTGAGAGAATCAACAAATTATCTTACAACAGTTAATCAACAAATTGAATTTCATTACTTTCCCTAATTTTTCGtaattctattattttttctattattattttttactgaaCAAAAATGCTCTTAGTTCCATCAGCGATGTTCTCAGCTGTTCCTGAGACTGAGAAGAACAAGTATGTTGAAGCAGGCTGCCCAGTCATTCTCCAATGTGAGATTTCTGATCCTTCAGCCCCGGTCCAATGGTACAAGGATGGATCACAGCTCCTCCCTCAGCCTGGTGTTTACATCCAATCAGAGCGCACCACGCGGGCACTGGTTATCCAATCAGCAAACTTATCCCACTCTGGGTTTTACAGTTGTAATACAGCTGATGATATCAGCGAATTTTTTGTGGACATTAAAGGTGACATACAAAGCTTTTCCGAAAAACATTTGATTACATAACTAACAAATACGTCACTTTGTAGAGTTCAGTTTGAACATTGGGTTGAACGCATTATTCTTCACCTCTCGACAAATCCATTCCACTGCTTTTATCAGCTCTTTAACCATTTTCCCTAATGCAGAACAACTGCTTTTTTTTCAGcttcaagttcatttttaaattttcaACCAACTTTGCTATCTTTAGATGCCATTTACCCAGCATATTGGTTTCGTTTCCTTTGAAAGAAACCATTTAAGCTGGAGCAGCATGCAATGTAACCATTACCTCTGTACTTAACCGCACTTTATTCTCATAAAGCTTCTTTGTTTCCATTTGGCTTTTAGAGCGGAGACAGAGTTCTTCAGTGCTGCAACAGCTATCATCAGCAGTGCTTGAAATGCATGTTTAACAAATCATACCTACGTGATAAAGTAAGACATGCATAACAAATAGCTGACATCATTTCCCTTCTCATTGCAGCACCTCCTGTGACATTTGCGTATATCTCAGAAGACGATTTGCACAGAAATATTGTGGAACAAGACAATCTTCTCCTTTGTTGTGAGGTATCCAGATCAGATGCTGCTGTACAATGGTACAAGGATGGAGTAGAGATAAAGTCGAGCGACAATGTCCTTATAGAGACAGACAATGTTGTACGAAGGATGATCATCCAGTCAGCTCAGCTCTCAGATTCTGGTACATACACCTGTCGTGCTGGAGATAATGCCTTAATATTTAAGGTTAACGTAAGAGGTAAGTAAACGTCTATacatacagacgtgctcaaatttgttggtacccttacagctcattgaaataatgcttcattcctcctgaagagtgatgaaattaaaagctattgtatcatgcatacttgcatgcctttggtatgtcatagaataaagcaaagaagctgtggaaagagatgaattattgcttattctacaaagatattctaaaatggccaggtcacatttgttggtaccccttagaaaagataatacagaattggattatagtgatatttcaaactaattagtttctttaattagtatcacacatgtatccaatcttgtgatcagtcattcagcctatttaaacggagaaaagtagtcactgtgctgtttggtatcactgtgtgcaccacactgaacatggacaagagaaagcaaaggatagagttgtctgaggagcgcagaaagaaaataatagacaagcatggtaaaggtaaaggctacaagaccatctccaagcggctcgatgttcctgtgacaacagttgcaaatattattaagaagtttaaggtccatggaattgtagccaacctccctgggcgcggccgcaagaggaaaatcaaccccagattgaacagaaggatagtgcgaatggtagagaaagaaccaaggataactgccaaagagatacagagatgctgaactccaaggtgaaggtacAGGAATTTGCTAAAgttcatattgacaagccacaatccttctgggagaatgtcctttggacagatgagtcaaaactggagctttttggcaagtcacatcagctctatgttcacagatgaaaaaaatcaagctttcgAAGAAGTGAACGccatacctacagtgaaacatggaggaggcggttatgttttgggggctgctttgctgcatctggcacagggtgccttgaatctgtgcagggcacaatgaaatctcaagactatcaaggcattctggagcgaaatgttctgcccagtgtcagaaagctctgtctcagtcacaggtcatgggtcctccaacaggataatgacccaaaacacacagctaaaatcacccaagaatggataagaacaaaacattggactattctgaagtggccttctatgagtcctgatctgaatcctatggaacatctatggaaagagctgaaacttgcaatctggagaaggcacccatcaaacctgagacagctggagcgtttgctcaggaagagtggcccaaactacctgttaacaggtgcagaagtctcactgagagctacagaaaaacgtttgcttgcagtgattgcctctaaaggttgtgctacaaaatattaggttaggggtcccatcatttttgtccatgacattttcatttgttttattatttacaatattatgttgaataaaaaatcaaaagcaaagtctgatttatattaaatatggaataaacaatggaggatgccaattacttttgtcagtttcaagttatttcagagaaaattgtgcattctttgttttttttgtggaggggtaccaacaaatttgagcacgtctgtatacatttctatataaaTGTGCTTATAGTCATACAAAGGAGGGCTAAAAAAAACGATGCATAACTATTTTCATTTACTTGCTTTAAAGAACCTCCAGTGATGATTGTATATCCCAAGGAAGACGTCCACCTTGATCGTCATGTTCCTGAGGAAATCGTCCTCAGCTGTGAACTTTCACGACCAAATGGAAAAGTGACATGGTACAAAGATGGACAAAAACTGCAGGAGAGTGAAAACATTAAGTTAAAGACTGAAGGTCCGTACAGACGACTGAAAATTCTGCGCAGTGGTATTGAGGACTCTGGAGAATATGTGTGCGATACAGCTGATGATTCAATATTCTTCAATCTAACCATAAAAGGTATGGCATTTTCCACAATTAAGAGTATGTGAGAAAGCAATACTATATAAACTATATAATTCTATATAAAACTAtataatttgtattatatttttaaatattttttcatttaaaacagtcagaggtaaaaataaacaaaaaattagTGGTAGAGACTGAAAACTGATTTGAGAAAAGTACACCCAAAAGaaaaatttgataaaaaaatataaaaatgcatacaCAATAATACCATGAAAATGCGATATTCaagaatgttttctttttgaacACTACAGCACTTTTCAACTTTTCTTTCTGGTTTTGTGGTATGTGTCCCAACAGAACCTCCAGTAAGCATAGTTTCTCCAAGCCAGTCCCAAATGGAACTTTGCCAACAGACATCAGAAAGGATGGTGCTGAGCTGTGAAATCTCCAGACCCAATGCTGCCGTGCGCTGGTATCGTGATGGACTCGAAGTGGAGGAGAGCAACAGTTTAATCCTGGAGATTGATGGAGTCTACAGAAGACTAATTATTCCGAAACCTACAGTCAAAGACTCTGCAGAATATGTTTGTGACACAGCTGATGACTCGGTCACCTTCTTTGTCAACATTGCAGGTCCATAAAAAGATCCTTTATTTAATCATTCATAaattaaaagtgttttgtttcatcatttttgtaataaaatgttttcatgtaGAACCTCCAGTTAGATTTATTCGTCCGAGGAAAATGGCCTATGGAGTAGAGAAACTGGTTGGAGACACTGTGGTGCTTGAGTGTGAAGTGTCTCGATCAAATGCTGAAGTTAGCTGGAAAAAGGACGGAGAAGAGATTGAGGAGAACAGCAATATAACTATCACAGAAGACGGTGCAAGTCGACAATTAATCATTCACTCAGCAGTGTTAGAAGATGCGGGCCAATACGTCTGTGATGCCAGGGATGATGTAATGGATTTCCTTGTGAAGATCAAAGGTAAAATTAGGTGATAAGAGATGAAACACGGTTTGTTGAATCCACGAACAGATGGAAAAGATTTTACACTTTTCCTTTCAGATCCACCTCTGAAAATTGTACGAAAGGCTGACATCAAGACAACACAGAATTTTCTAGTATCGGATGCTATTGTGTTGAAGTGTGAGATCTCAAAAGCGAACGGCGTGGTCACTTGGCTTAAAGACAATGAGAAAATTGAGGGAAATGATCATTTCATTTGTGAAGCAGAAGGCACATTCAGATCTTTGATTGTCCTCAGCGCTGACTTTAAGGACTCAGGGGAGTATGTTTGTGACACGGAGGACGATAAGGTCGTCTTTAGTGTTACTGTAGAAGGTAAATTCAAAAACAAACGCTGAATAATGTGCATTCCTGTAGCTCAGGCACTAGCAACACCAAGATCATGGTTTTGATACAAATGCCATTTGAATGAAAGCGTGAaatccataaatgtaaatgcaaatactTATTATACAAACTGTAAACCTATTCTTTTTGTTCAGAGGCTCCAGTGTTCATTGTTGGGAATTCAGACAAGCCAGAACACCACATTTTAAACACAGGTGATGACCTTATACTGCAGTGTGAAGTATCTCGAGCGAATGCTACAGTTCAGTGGTCCTGCAATGGAGATTTAATACATGAGGATTCTCGCACGTGGTTTGAAAACAGAGACACAACGTGGAAGCTTGTGATATCAGATCTTCAGACCTCTGACTCTGGACAGTATCTCTGTGATGCCATTGATGACAAAATGATAACTATGGTATCGGTTCAAGGTAAGTGTACCAGTAGAacagcaataaataaataaataaaatatcacatAGATTCATTAAAAGATTGTACATAAATTTTAACTGCTGAATTCATCATTCTTTTTTATAGAACCACCATTCCAATTCATCAAAAAAGATGATCGAACAAACATTTCAGCCTATGAAGAAGACAGTGTAACACTACGCGCCACTGTTAACAGAGTCAATGCCCCTGTAAAATGGCAGAAAGGCCATGATCCAATCAGAGGTGATCGGTTCCACACCACAAGTGATGGAAAAACCCATTACCTCACCATTAACCCACTCAAAAGATGTGACAGTGGAGGGTACACATGTCATGTAGGATCCGATGAGATGCACTTCAGTCTCAATGTTAAAGGTAATGCCAATTATATCTCCTAtaaatgaagagcaaatggaaaGTCTCCAATGTCTCCGAAAAAGTGCTCAGACTTACCAGAATTTCAAAGCCTGTAATTAAGATTAAAGATAATTTCAATACGAAACATTTTCTTCTCAGTGATGACATCTCTTTATACTACTAACTTTGGGGTCTGTATTGAAActattctgtttttaaatcAGATATGAAGGTGAAATTCTCCAAACCACTGGAAAATGTAGTGGGACTCAAAAGTTGCAACGTGGTTTTGAAGTGTGAACTGCATAAGTCGAAAGGAGATGTTCAGTGGCTGAAGGACAACCAGGAGATTGTGCCAAATAGACATTTTACAATCAGGGCGGAGGGTCGAGTGAGAAGCCTCACAATACACAATGTATCAGAAGATGATGCGGGAGAATATGCTTGTGAATCCAAAGATGAAAGGACATCAGCTAATATAGCGGTCAGCAGTAAGTAAAATTCTAACAATCACTTTGTCAAGCAAGTTGGTGTGAATTCTATGTTAACATAACGCATAGCTTGAACTTAGAAGTTGCTTTAGTCTTTCTTTGGTGCCAATTACCTTATCTTCTTGTCTTAAGTTCCTCGCATTGTGGAGTTTATTGCGGAGCTACACAACATTACTGTCATGGAAGGAGAAGATGCCACATTCAAGTGCGTGGTGTCTCCAGAGGATGCAAAGTTGGCTTGGTTTAAAAACGGCCAGCCAATTTCATCAAATGAAAAGTTCCACGTTTCAAGTAAAGGATTATGCCATATGCTGCATATCAGAAACTGCCAGGTCTCAGATAGCTGCAAGCTAACTGCTGAAGCTGAAGGTGTGATTTCCAGAGCTGTCCTTCATGTCCAAGGTAAGATAAAGTCTGTCATTTTCTCACC
This window encodes:
- the obsl1b gene encoding obscurin isoform X9 yields the protein MEEWGTKRRLTIRDIGVDDDGIYLCEMADGGRSIAEVAVKGTIVRKLPRKVDVLEGENAAFCVEVEEEEMDIHWYKDGTELRETHQTILKSFGRTHILVFVNTTPSDSGVVTFYVGRSKTSSQLRVKAARHCPPSCPIGVQINTERANAALLSWFPAQDSRKNPPSGYIIERQEVGSQEWLQCLTTDSATSVEILGDSVPCEADYRFRICSVNKYGRSGNVEFPRSAHLVPVTRIQAPLQDALVPEGQDACFSIELSASVIGTWFLNGNQLQDDERFSVRRSRTHQSLRIRGVRDADNGAEITFIAYGIRDSAALYIQAPLVKFTPLSEMDRNKFVEVGNPIVLYCELSDPETPVRWYKNGVELYSIEGLQIQSEGTMRRIVIQSADFSHSGVYSCDAIDDVIRFNVEVEAPPVRFSVLPDVERNKSFEVGSTMALQCELSDPLAQVSWYKDGAKLLPQNGLDIKSKGTKRELTVQSAEFYHSGVYSCKTRGDAVHFNVEVKARPVRFSAVPDVKRRKCVEAGCPIVLQCEVTDSTAQVHWYKDEDQLLVEPEVDFRSDGGMRSFSIHSAQLSHAGVYTCRTKDDVIEFHVDVKAAPVRFSAVPEAEKNVCAEAGGHFELCCKVSDPTVHVCWFHNNIPLRPETSLDIQSEGDVRTLTVRSAEPSHSGLYRCETPDDSVQFTVDIKGSPLDPPVMLSALPETVKNQLVEADYSTDLQCEVSDLRAKECCYKDGVELVSKSLPHIKSECTRRTLAVKTAQPSSSGLYDCVRTGEVIQFNVQDQVPAKTFMVVPEDEKTKCTEETESVALHCEISDSTPYVHQERFEESVILPQNATESEPVVCSDASKGKLIAKSPEKSLYEVNSPKASDVLIQFEMDQAELSHYEVYSGETYEAPCTVDIKEEFLRHSGLEHEDDIRCEPQNKKLADGRSGKKSETERDTSVSIPTTYRFMDEEPQLQPMKQRNISISHAEGSSHLKNRESPVDCDVLAFKVDVEASRMNSTPICKMDENLTIDAVSSSVQLTENSKQMTQDKSISGQQDGTNIIFHNPKEKELIQSSEMCLRATCEQVSMTDTKDQSIVYQEEEKDDLSPQPEEPGHKEDIFTQPSKTKVVRPTEGHSPVDWRVSRLDSPLKDETQLYFEKGREIESEDGTQKMIVPDFGHSGPGVYDYKTMDDDIIFKVDVKATSLQSSTIHEIEWSKSIDEKDIANYPQPELSSTMAEVSWYKKSEELFQHDIVPKSEETFTALAVKSAEPSHSGLHACEMDDVTTRCAVDQPAPSVKFSSVPEVQRSKCTETGRPFILQCEVSDPGAQVWWYKDGNEVLPQDGMITLFDGAARTLSVEAAELCHGGTYSCQTNNDSITFHVEIKAPPLKFIPVSEVEKSKSIEVGSPIVLKCELSDANAQVFWCKDGTELSPNSELDFQRDGNMRQLTVQSAKQSDTGHYTCHVPGDTISFKVHVQAPPVRFSELPEIARNKFIEAGCPIILQCEISDATSQVCWFKDGVQLQQQTGLDIQSEGTMRKMLIQSAEPKHSGIYSCEAVDDRIAFKVDVAVPSAMFSAVPETEKNKYVEAGCPVILQCEISDPSAPVQWYKDGSQLLPQPGVYIQSERTTRALVIQSANLSHSGFYSCNTADDISEFFVDIKAPPVTFAYISEDDLHRNIVEQDNLLLCCEVSRSDAAVQWYKDGVEIKSSDNVLIETDNVVRRMIIQSAQLSDSGTYTCRAGDNALIFKVNVREPPVMIVYPKEDVHLDRHVPEEIVLSCELSRPNGKVTWYKDGQKLQESENIKLKTEGPYRRLKILRSGIEDSGEYVCDTADDSIFFNLTIKEPPVSIVSPSQSQMELCQQTSERMVLSCEISRPNAAVRWYRDGLEVEESNSLILEIDGVYRRLIIPKPTVKDSAEYVCDTADDSVTFFVNIAEPPVRFIRPRKMAYGVEKLVGDTVVLECEVSRSNAEVSWKKDGEEIEENSNITITEDGASRQLIIHSAVLEDAGQYVCDARDDVMDFLVKIKDPPLKIVRKADIKTTQNFLVSDAIVLKCEISKANGVVTWLKDNEKIEGNDHFICEAEGTFRSLIVLSADFKDSGEYVCDTEDDKVVFSVTVEEAPVFIVGNSDKPEHHILNTGDDLILQCEVSRANATVQWSCNGDLIHEDSRTWFENRDTTWKLVISDLQTSDSGQYLCDAIDDKMITMVSVQEPPFQFIKKDDRTNISAYEEDSVTLRATVNRVNAPVKWQKGHDPIRGDRFHTTSDGKTHYLTINPLKRCDSGGYTCHVGSDEMHFSLNVKDMKVKFSKPLENVVGLKSCNVVLKCELHKSKGDVQWLKDNQEIVPNRHFTIRAEGRVRSLTIHNVSEDDAGEYACESKDERTSANIAVSIPRIVEFIAELHNITVMEGEDATFKCVVSPEDAKLAWFKNGQPISSNEKFHVSSKGLCHMLHIRNCQVSDSCKLTAEAEGVISRAVLHVQEAQVVFTKSMEQVVAEEYGDATLEVEVSHESGEVQWMRQGVVIHPGPKFTLKQNGQKRSLTIHKLALSDRGMYSCETLHDRTQAKLSVEPRKIKIRKGLTEIQTYERETASFEVELSHSNVEALWQKDGHDLKSNNHFRMTAKGRVHSLTISNLTLDDTGSYTFSVENVRSSARLIVKEIPVSILKKLEDIRHPEGSGVTLECELSRHNVDVKWTKNGVQLKPGKNHRVYSMGRKCFLQIPKCELGDSGVYMCDAGDAKTSCSVDIYERELEVLQGLEDLDIQEDQNAVFMCEVSLDDVPGEWYKNNEKIKPTSTIKIRQEGTKHFLLICNVKGEDSGEIKFVAKNVESTACLEVEALPANIVKPLQDKTALEKSRVVLDCTVTNPRCSIRWYKGPSVILPSERFEICSEGCYRKLVIQQVLLEDEGTYSVQVGNYTSSAKLTVEAQSIQIVRELKDVDVIAPADACFACEVSLPATKAPTWTLNGQTLHPSPIAVMEKMGTVHRLTLKQTSEDMSGTLCFISGKAKSTAHLRVRSSH